In Paramormyrops kingsleyae isolate MSU_618 chromosome 5, PKINGS_0.4, whole genome shotgun sequence, one DNA window encodes the following:
- the mb gene encoding myoglobin: MSDFDQILKYWPAVEKDYRGVGGEVLTRLFKEYPDTQKLFPKFAGLSQSELAGNAAVAAHGETVLKKLGELLNARGNHGPILKPLATNHAKTHKIALNNFKLITEVLAKVMAEKAGMDAAGQTALRNVMGVVIADIDSVYKEVGFQG; this comes from the exons ATGTCTGACTTCGACCAGATTCTGAAGTACTGGCCCGCCGTTGAGAAGGACTACAGAGGAGTTGGCGGCGAGGTTCTGACCCG TCTCTTCAAGGAGTATCCCGACACGCAGAAACTGTTCCCCAAGTTCGCTGGGCTTTCACAAAGCGAGCTGGCCGGCAACGCGGCAGTTGCAGCCCACGGCGAGACCGTGCTGAAGAAGCTGGGGGAGCTGTTGAATGCCAGGGGGAACCACGGCCCCATCCTCAAGCCGCTGGCAACCAACCATGCCAAGACACACAAAATCGCTCTCAACAACTTCAAG CTGATCACCGAGGTCCTTGCGAAGGTGATGGCTGAGAAAGCGGGGATGGATGCGGCTGGACAAACGGCCCTGCGGAACGTGATGGGAGTGGTCATCGCGGATATAGACTCTGTCTACAAGGAAGTCGGTTTCCAGGGTTAA
- the serhl gene encoding serine hydrolase-like protein, which yields MIPSLRSVRHFSTTAIMKQVVSELHVSVPWGEIRGQVWGPEHGRPVLCLHGWADNAGSFNTLIPLLPRDWRCVAVDLVGHGLSSHRPAGVLYTFPAYVYDVRQVVEALQWKRFSIIGHSMGGNIAGLFSALYPEMVESVVFLDSFGFLPAELKEMAGLARKGIEEMIEFEKKKDEKRERLYTYEKAVERLMAANPSLSEKSVHILLERGSTQVDGGVVFNRDFRINLTNVVRCSLEQSLELQSRIQAKILVVLAEDGLIKIPSKPEQKRYFSTLLDGFKGLGGRQLTVPGNHHVHLNKPETVASILTDFLEGRASDLAAKLTAPQI from the exons ATGATTCCGAGCCTAAGAAGTGTCCGACACTTTTCTACAACAGCGATTATGAAGCAAGTTG TTTCAGAACTACATGTGTCGGTGCCATGGGGAGAAATCAGGGGCCAAGTCTGGGGTCCTGAACATGGCCGTCCAGTACTGTGCCTGCATGGCTGGGCAGACAATGCTGGGTCCTTCAACACCCTAATTCCACTTCTACCAAGAG ACTGGAGGTGCGTGGCTGTGGATTTGGTCGGGCATGGACTGTCTAGCCACAGGCCGGCGGGCGTCCTCTACACCTTCCCCGCGTACGTGTACGACGTGCGGCAGGTCGTCGAAG CTCTGCAGTGGAAACGCTTCTCCATAATTGGACACAGCATGG GAGGCAACATTGCTGGTTTG TTCAGCGCGTTATATCCTGAGATGGTGGAATCTGTCGTGTTCCTGGACTCGTTTGGCTTCCTCCCTGCTGAGCTG aAAGAGATGGCAGGACTTGCAAGAAAAGGGATCGAGGAGATGATTGAgtttgaaaaaaagaaagatgagAAGAGAGAACGGCTTTACACTTATGAGAAAGCAGTAGAAAG GTTGATGGCAGCCAATCCGTCTTTGTCTGAGAAATCTGTTCACATCCTTTTGGAGAGAGGCAGCACGCAAGTTGACGGAG GTGTGGTTTTCAACAGAGATTTTAGAATCAACCTG ACGAACGTTGTTCGCTGCAGCCTAGAGCAGAGCCTGGAGCTTCAGTCCAGAATACAGGCTAAAATTCTTGTTGTCCT GGCAGAGGATGGACTTATCAAGATACCGTCTAAGCCGGAGCAGAAGAGATACTTCTCTACCCTGCTGGATGGCTTTAAAGGCCTCGGG GGCCGCCAGTTGACGGTGCCAGGGAACCATCATGTTCATCTGAATAAACCCGAAACTGTGGCCTCCATCCTCACCGATTTCCTGGAGGGCAGAGCCTCAGACTTGGCTGCCAAACT GACTGCTCCGCAAATCTAG
- the LOC140590839 gene encoding small integral membrane protein 45, which produces MPWLFLDWFVPLYLLVSVLVLAGFGACLYFLEPGLQDAHKWNAQAPHRRPLVANDENYSKDDDNVLI; this is translated from the coding sequence ATGCCTTGGCTGTTCCTTGACTGGTTTGTTCCCCTCTACCTGCTTGTGTCAGTCCTAGTTCTGGCGGGGTTTGGAGCTTGCCTGTACTTCCTCGAACCAGGACTGCAGGATGCACACAAGTGGAATGCCCAGGCACCACACCGACGTCCCCTGGTGGCCAATGATGAAAACTACAGCAAAGATGATGATAATGTTCTGATATAA